In a genomic window of Meleagris gallopavo isolate NT-WF06-2002-E0010 breed Aviagen turkey brand Nicholas breeding stock chromosome 1, Turkey_5.1, whole genome shotgun sequence:
- the LOC104909376 gene encoding centrosomal protein of 295 kDa-like: MQTCLEETKNKKEGEESSQPVQSCSVPSTDQQKKTEHESGSTAVPETRSPGEDRHLQVIRNYQQRLLQQNRLHKQTINEARIRLQEYQNKLKQRYLTDPVKVLSSVETTSVNLKLISEPVEQRQRTQSLQTQSPAEDHTLSLPLPYNMCNLPENASSQKHGEKMHSVYPGRHLHPLEPSNLKFGEICLPRSCSLQEQVGMLDTSSSEVREPSVFQLPSALVTQDVSPDRTQLKARVQQVRFALPAEHSSEPSETEHFKASDLRWSNHQMETQAEEEPPPMTPLMAATKGSPVVQAATVDSLACQQGSAESPTRTSLEPSSVSGPVSLSHEEGVEESLVSESGDASLLNYSCILNLRDRVLASSESIQAQQQYLKELQEQLDAHREALLSRQKIQEQLLMQKQDKLREQMQKQQEALEEFLNKQVRHSNMSGVMTEPQRPDWISKSDFFQDSENYQEENCDMSKFYRDEMISQYIRLAGQIEQPEEVLHRDQKLRFSRPPVTKVKLRLGLEQHELSAIPEVDTPRSCNLSFADKTSSAGGKPSPISTVGEFAHRKCYGDALHEEGRSPESITSYEQQISVESPRQSKQPGLLQELLMMSTENSYNSGEEILFLLGPM; the protein is encoded by the exons ATGCAAACCTGTTTGGAAGAAACTAAGAACaaaaaggagggggaagagAGTAGTCAACCAGTACAAAGCTGCAGCGTTCCTTCTACAgatcaacagaagaaaacagaacatgaG TCTGGAAGTACTGCTGTGCCAGAAACCAGAAGTCCTGGAGAAGACAGGCACTTACAGGTGATTCGTAATTATCAACAGCGTCTTCTACAACAAAATAG gCTACACAAACAGACGATCAATGAAGCTAGAATACGTCTACAAGAATATCAGAATAAATTGAAGCAAAGATACTTGACTGATCCTGTGAAAGTTTTAAGCTCTGTGGAAACAACGTCAGTTAATTTAAAGCTTATCTCAGAACCAGTTGAACAGAGGCAGAGAACGCAGTCTCTGCAGACCCAGTCACCTGCAGAAGACCACACGCTGTCACTACCTCTTCCCTACAACATGTGCAATCTTCCTGAAAATGCATCTTCACAAAAACATGGAGAGAAAATGCACAGTGTTTATCCTGGTAGGCACCTACATCCTCTAGAACCATCGAATTTGAAGTTTGGAGAGATTTGTTTGCCACGGAGCTGTTCTTTGCAAGAACAAGTGGGAATGTTGGACACCTCCAGCAGTGAGGTCAGAGAACCATCTGTGTTCCAGTTACCATCAGCGTTGGTCACTCAAGATGTTTCTCCAGACAGAACGCAACTGAAAGCACGTGTACAACAGGTTAGATTTGCCTTACCTGCAGAACATTCCTCTGAGCCTTCAGAAACAGAGCACTTTAAGGCATCAGACCTCAGATGGTCTAACCATCAAATGGAAACACAAGCTGAGGAAGAGCCTCCGCCTATGACACCCCTTATGGCAGCAACAAAAGGATCTCCTGTAGTGCAGGCAGCCACAGTTGATTCTTTGGCATGTCAGCAGGGGTCTGCAGAGAGCCCCACCAGAACAAGCCTTGAACCCAGTTCTGTTTCTGGACCTGTGTCTTTATCTCATGAAGAAGGCGTTGAGGAATCCTTAGTATCAGAAAGTGGAGATGCATCTTTGTTAAATTATTCCTGTATACTGAATTTAAGGGACAGAGTGTTGGCCTCATCAGAAAGCAtccaagctcagcagcagtaTTTGAAAGAATTGCAAGAGCAGCTAGATGCACATAGAGAAGCTCTTCTTTCTAGacagaaaatacaagaacagCTACTTATGCAGAAACAGGATAAACTGAGGGAacagatgcagaaacaacaagAGGCTTTGGAAGAATTTCTGAACAAGCAG GTAAGACACAGCAACATGAGTGGAGTAATGACAGAGCCACAGAGGCCTGACTGGATTAGTAAGAGTGACTTTTTCCAGGACTCAGAAAACTACCAGGAAGAGAACTGTGACATGAGTAAATTTTACAGAGATGAAATGATTTCACAGTACATCAGACTAGCTGGGCAAATTG AACAGCCTGAAGAAGTTCTGCATAGAGACCAGAAATTGAGGTTTTCCAGACCTCCTGTGACAAAAGTGAAGTTGAGGCTTGGTTTGGAACAGCACGAACTTAGTGCTATTCCAGAAGTAGACACACCAAGGAGTTGCAATCTTTCTTTTGCAG ATAAAACAAGTTCTGCTGGTGGAAAACCTTCTCCCATTTCAACTGTTGGGGAGTTTGCGCATAGGAAATGTTATGGTGATGCTCTTCATGAAGAAGGCAGGTCACCTGAGAGCATAACGAGCTATGAGCAGCAAATCTCTGTAGAAAGCCCAAGGCAAAGCAAACAGCCTGGATTATTACAAGAGCTGCTGATGATGTCTACTGAAAATTCATATAATTCAGGTGAGGAAATCCTCTTTCTTCTGGGACCTATGTGA
- the C1H11orf54 gene encoding ester hydrolase C11orf54 homolog gives MAKVEKFAFHVPSLEELAGVLQKGLKENFADAQVSVVDCPDLTQEPFNFPAKGICGKPRIADVGGVPYLIPLAQKEKVYDLNTVAKDIELPGAFILGAGAVSSRVVGVNAELIPIVQTKNEKKPAINGSYIAQINPADKGCLLEKYSSKYSDCEFGLLANLYASEGQPGKVIEVKANGRTGELNFVSCLRQILEKHYGEKPVGMGGTFIIQKGKAKIHVMPPEFSTCPLNTDEDVNNWLKFFEMKAPLICQPVIVSRDPGFDLRLEHTHCFSHHGEGGHYHTDTTPDAAQYRAYLAPAELLFRIDRPKDTHSVGRD, from the exons ATGGCAAAGGTTGAAAAGTTTGCTTTTCATGTTCCAAGCCTGGAGGAGCTTGCTGGAG ttTTGCAGAAAGGACTTAAGGAAAACTTTGCTGATGCCCAAGTCTCTGTTGTAGACTGTCCTGATCTGACTCAGGAGCCTTTCAATTTTCCTGCTAAAG GAATCTGTGGAAAGCCTAGAATAGCAGATGTGGGAGGTGTTCCATACCTCATACCacttgcacagaaagaaaaa GTTTATGATCTAAATACTGTTGCAAAAGACATAGAGCTTCCTGGAGCTTTTATTCttggagctggagctgtttcATCTAGAGTTGTTGGTGTAAATGCTGAG CTTATCCCTATTGTGCAaactaagaatgaaaaaaagcctGCTATAAATGGGAGCTACATTGCTCAGATAAATCCTGCAGATAAAGGATGCCTTCTTGAAAAGTACAGCAGTAAATACTCAGACTGTGAATTTGGGCTGTTGGCCAACCTTTATGCCAGCGAGGGCCAACCTGGTAAG GTTATTGAAGTGAAAGCCAATGGAAGAACTGGGGAGCTTAACTTTGTGTCTTGTCTAAGACAAATTTTAGAGAAACACTATGGAGAAAAGCCAGTTGGGATGGGTGGTACGTTTATCattcagaagggaaaagcaaaaattcaCGTTATG CCTCCAGAATTTTCTACCTGTCCTCTGAACACTGATGAGGATGTGAATAACTGGCTCAAATTCTTTGAAATGAAGGCTCCACTGATTTGTCAGCCAGTAATCGTTTCAAGAGATCCA GGCTTCGACCTGCGCCTGGAGCACACGCACTGCTTCAGCCACCACGGGGAGGGCGGCCATTACCACACGGACACCACGCCGGACGCGGCGCAGTACCGCGCCTACTTGGCTCCCGCCGAGCTGCTCTTCCGCATCGACCGGCCCAAGGACACGCACAGCGTGGGGCGGGACTGA
- the TAF1D gene encoding TATA box-binding protein-associated factor RNA polymerase I subunit D, with the protein MTDTDESHTSSSDYPDAQDLISPQRKKRSKIPECAASAQKEHLCSRQKGASPEESSDEISSTDTSSDEVDSSDSEIDVSAASGSKHHRKHSAVPSKQKKKSQPSRQQPEADAGVPGSESSDSSLPTQSPARPPEASQEKKSKLNLKAIFAYHFRGRKFKAAAHRKYRSSGSQKKKGASGCSQRRSGKQPMTASPQERRKRLKDRGFQFPFVEKHYGRKHIPLKMVLSYEQAAAKGYFQYVEMLKYEEHLKKALKALEASDDLERECLAVRKHKYLDDEGPLSPIQETNDDDNNCLGTDNPEDLDVRVVDNSCFIISSKIPNKKKSKAETKRAKSAGVVEVKKSAADN; encoded by the exons ATGACTGATACGGATGAATCCCACACTTCTAGTTCTGATTATCCTGATGCCCAAGATCTCATATCccctcagaggaaaaaaagatctaaAATACCTGAATGTGCAGCAAGCGCACAGAAGGAACATTTGTGCTCAAGGCAGAAGGGCGCCAGTCCTGAAGAGTCTTCAGATGAGATTAGTAGTACAGATACGTCTTCAGATGAGGTGGATAGCAGTGATTCAGAAAT tgaTGTTTCAGCTGCTAGTGGCAGCAAGCACCACAGGAAACACTCTGCTGTACcttcaaagcaaaagaagaaatcgCAGCCTTCAAGGCAACAACCAGAAGCTGATGCAGGAGTGCCTGGCAGTGAAAGTTCTGATTCTTCTCTGCCCACTCAGAGCCCAGCGAGGCCACCTGAAGcttcacaggagaaaaaatctAAGCTCAATCTGAAAGCCATTTTTGCCTATCACTTCAGAGGAAGGAAGTTTAAAGCTGCTGCACACAGAAAATACAGGAGCAGTggttcacagaagaaaaagggagcCTCTGGGTGCTCACAGAGGCGCAGTGGAAAGCAGCCCATGACAGCCTCGCCTCAGGAGCGAAGGAAAAGGCTTAAGGATCGAGGCTTTCAGTTCCCTTTTGTTGAAAAACATTATGGGAGAAAACACATTCCCTTAAAGATGGTTCTCAGCTATGAG CAAGCAGCTGCAAAGGGATATTTCCAGTATGTTGAAATGCTCAAATATGAAGAACACCTCAAAAAGGCTTTGAAAGCCCTTGAAGCCAGTGATGATTTAGAAAGAGAATGCCTGGCAGTGCGGAAACACAAATATTTAGATGATGAAGGCCCCCTTTCTCCTATCCAGGAGACAAA tGATGATGATAATAACTGCTTGGGCACTGATAATCCAGAAGACCTTGATGTCAGAGTAGTG gACAACAGCTGCTTCATTATAAGCAGCAAAATTCCCAACAAGAAGAAATCAAAGGCCGAAACAAAGCGAGCAAAGTCAGCTGGAGTGGTTGAAGTAAAGAAGAGTGCGGCTGATAACTGA